CTGCGCAGGGCTGAAGGGCTACAAGGAAAACGCTTCACCAAGAAGAAAAGGCCGAGAGGCACCTCCACGGCCGAATCAATGGTAGTAGCGGCGGAGAAAGCCAATGACGTTTGGAGCTGGGACTTCATCTTTGACACGACTGAGAACGGCAAGAGCGTAAAGATCCTCAGTCTGGTGGACGAAGCCACCTGTTACTGTATCGACCTCCATGTGGATCTTCAGATCTCCTCAGCAAAGGTTCTGGAGGTGCTGGATGCGGCCTGCAAGCGCCACGGAAGGCGCCCGCCATATACGGAGCGACAACGGGCCGGAGTTCATAGCCGCATCGATTCGGCAATGGGTCCAATCCCGCCGGATCGATACGGTTTATATCGAACCGGGTTCTCCCTGGCAGAATCCCTACGTAGAAAGCTTCCATAATCGTTTCCATGGAGAATGCCTAAACCGCAACTGGTTCATCAACGAACTCGA
The nucleotide sequence above comes from Puniceicoccus vermicola. Encoded proteins:
- a CDS encoding IS3 family transposase — its product is MVSPERKRRTVASVLEEGPCSMRRACRYLGLARSSYYYRGLSKSDYEKALVERVGELSLKHPCYGYRRIRALLVREGWRVSRKKVQRLRRAEGLQGKRFTKKKRPRGTSTAESMVVAAEKANDVWSWDFIFDTTENGKSVKILSLVDEATCYCIDLHVDLQISSAKVLEVLDAACKRHGRRPPYTERQRAGVHSRIDSAMGPIPPDRYGLYRTGFSLAESLRRKLP